A window of the Brachybacterium sacelli genome harbors these coding sequences:
- a CDS encoding non-ribosomal peptide synthetase, which produces MKRRTSSAAPAVTGRTPLTAAQRGIWYAQHLDPENPTFQIGQYLDLSGDVQPSLLRIAVTKMVADIEALSLHIQEDAHGPFGEIRRPQPTADLLRVRDLRELGADRAEQDALAAMDRELSTPRALDGEDLFGATLFLIAEDRALFFLRIHHILIDGYSAVIALRYVAETYTRISGMARLLPRTRVPRPLAAGFAHVLATVPSPLPSLAALHSDLEDYEHSAQHAADADYWTQALAEAETPEGLEGRAQGIASTVVRLGIPLGTERAERLATLERTLPKTVIAAIAVYLARMTGTENVPLGLPVTARRGRVAKTTPSMLSSILPLRVPVRPRDTLADVVTGAGDAVRAAVSHQRFRLEEVDAAPVHPGPSVNLLPVIDDLRLGTARGTVHILSTGPVRDLSIVLSDLRSGAADPVLRLEGDGALHSTETLRDHGRRLLRLLDAMLDAPQDTAALTAPLTGRQEREALLALGHGATSPEAPSTVLDTLRGTVHLRGEDRAVVAEDGERSFTDLETESTRLAHCLIQEGVAPGDRVAVRVGRTVRLPEMVLGILRAGAAYVPLDPAYPVGRVTHMLEDAAPAALLTTVGQQAQDREDGASWTLPTLLVDSETAPWRRPSSPARQLPTVGPEGLAYVIFTSGSTGRPKGVAVEHRSLHSLLEQHRRTIHDPAAARLGRPLRAAHTAGLSFDASWDPLLWLISGHELHVIEDDVRRDPERLAAHLADQRIDALETTPSFAEALLATGMLEGDHHPTEIALGGEAVGEALWAALAAREGVHAVNLYGPTESTVDSLVAPIEEGRLPHLGQSVDGSRHYVLDAGLSPVPDRGIGELYLAGHGVARGYIGRPGLNAQRFVADPFAADGSRMYRTGDRVRRRADGTLRFLGRLDDQVKIRGYRVEIDEVEAALRGHPGITAAAALVRGDGATARLIGYVASASGRTDADIAAEVRDGLRDQLPEYMVPSAVLVLERLPATANGKLDRASLPDPSTAIARDDRAPRGATERAVAGAFSSVLEREGIGAEEDFFAAGGHSLLATRLAARLTDDLDRTVTVRDVFEHPSVAALARVLNGSPGGRAPTRPERGERPDPVPVSLNQRRLWFLNRLEPGSAAYAVPVVLELEGDLDTAALRGALDDVLARHEPLRTVLPAVDSEPIQHILPAEEVPSPLVAVDVPADRLEAVIAAEIHRPFDITREIPLRAVLLRTTAQHAVLVITMHHIATDGWSLAPLARDLGEAYTARTAGREAFCEPLAVGYADAAMWQRGRLGSPDDPDSELSRQSAFWRRTLADAPPEVSLPRDRARGTADPADADRRGVGEIRLDLDPRRHASLRHLAAERRTSLFIVLHTALATALHQHGTGDDVVIGTPVAGRGDPLLDDIVGFFVNTVALRTSLHGDPTLSELIERVRVANTEAYAHQELPFDAVVDAVRPPRHLDRPPVIQVLLTLQNAPQARLELPGVQVRVPTPTTSAGVKADLMIDVTPGTDGDEALRVTLGYDRALFDGPTVERLRDCLDRVLAQVVTDPEVRLGELPTTGPDDLHRLAERARGPEAPAPTTVLDRLARTAREQPEAPALLDPRGDLSAAELLGRVESLAAGLAEKGVRRGDRVVIALPRDADAVTVLLGALRAGAVAVPVDSTHPDARLTQVLAAAAARVVVTADPTRFEALLAASDGASAIPVLTAAALPAGGAVPAPPGPEDTAYLVHTSGTTGVPKGVQVSHRALGTVLVQHEESLIGPLRERLGRAPRMLHLSGLAFDAAWDPVLWLVAGSALLIADDSVHSDAESVVQLVREEHIDVVETTPSYAAQLMAVGLEDAVAGGPGRLLLALGGEAVPPSLWDRVAGSEILEGWNLYGPSESTIDALVAPIVPGPVVIGEPVAGVRARVLDRLLRPVPPGVDGELYLSGSTLADGYRGRAAETAARFVADPTADGERMYRTGDIVRRSPEGDLYFLHRADDQVKLRGYRIETGDIESALERLPGVRAAVALVTSPGGPATERIAAWVAGDVEAAAAQETARRELPAYMVPTTITVLPRIPLTSNGKVDTSALPDPRRDPSPERAPRDEAEERMCRVVADVLAVSAAGPGEDFFALGGHSLLAVELVGRIRNEFGVGLPVRTVFDSPTPAQLLAAVRGDELERDSVVADPDPSVPPAPARLQEWARENPRPPHEDLPLSPDQARLWFLHQMDPDSAEYTVVLEADLEGDLDIDALGAAIEDLVSRHEILRTTFPEVDGRPVQRIQDPPSGILHQGPVDVSAGFPLATGIPLRAGLVETGESRWRLTLAVHHIATDGASLGPLVRDLATAYGARTAGMRSARRPLDVQFADHARHQQALHGERRDHDPHLEAWTERLRDAPAELNLPVDGRRAEATTRPARTLRFTLPETVTRPLLATGAASGASGFHTWFAALAGYLQRIGAGNDLVIGTPSAGRTDPDLADLIGFFVTTLPIRLHIDGEQPFRDAVGRAREAVLHAMEHDGVPFERIVEAVAPARQLGRHPLFQTMLSVEETGSSALELPGVAVTRVEPDSTGTAKVDLSLTLRPRDEGGADGVLEYDANLFSQEAARGFVDRWVGFLEGIAEDPGRSLQEIPAGPASTPLEPWQATTGPQGVLEALAASAVDRPRSTALVGDDGSLTAGELAAQVDALAGGLRAAGALAGDRIALAVRRGTESVAGMLAIWRAGAVAVPVDITLPGPRMVATLRTAQPSWVLRTGDAAEEGAVTAAGEAGIPADRILRCADLPVGTAPADLPADSDAAYVIFTSGSTGMPKGVQVPHRALTQLLRSHRSTLLPDPDRRRLRLAHTTGVGFDASLDPVLWLVAGHEVHVIGDEVRRDPEALVAALTQHRIDAWETTPGYLDALRGQTGLADLLDARDPENPFVLLLGGEPVEPALWSWVHERRSVQGWNLYGPTEAGVDTLVAAIDGNPSPVLGAPTCGTVARVLDAHLRPVPVGSVGELWLAGDQLADGYLGTGATTAARFVADPFALDGSRMYRTGDLVAVRDAAAGLRPRVVALGRSDDQVKIRGHRIEPGEVAAVLEDRPEVAQAVVRPVPSPRGTVLAAWAVPAEDADGAGLPDLLEQVAATRLPEYMRPAAITLVGAIPLTTNGKVDVQALPGPTFGGGGGRVPREGAEAAVAAAFAEVLGVQDVRADDSFFALGGHSFVARPAVAAIGEALGRDVPVHTLFRAPTVAQLAIEADGAPPRSADDVGRGDRPAASDLDESLSPLLPLRPEGQGDPLFAVHPASGLAWSFSGLLPHLRMPRPVVGLQMPGLTTDEPPHGAEQTLDELLDHYLEAMRTVQPHGPYHLLGYSLGGRIAHHLAARLQADGEEVALLAVLDSYPHHGGSLQGVEDEQARWRGLLEAQDVPVPEGDLDAATAVSALRAAGNALGQLPVSTAERMASRFTRLGALLDAAGTPVVEGDLAVLEATRDVPRGRPGPEAWSPHVTGEVAVRRIDAPHTELLEEPAAQSVAAALDAFPLGRGSDQTAGGSAPNHG; this is translated from the coding sequence GTGAAGAGGCGCACGTCCTCGGCCGCGCCAGCTGTCACCGGCCGCACCCCGCTCACCGCCGCCCAGCGCGGCATCTGGTACGCCCAGCACCTGGACCCGGAGAACCCGACGTTCCAGATCGGCCAGTACCTCGACCTGAGCGGGGACGTCCAGCCCTCCCTGCTGCGCATCGCGGTGACCAAGATGGTCGCCGACATCGAGGCGCTGAGCCTGCACATCCAGGAGGACGCCCACGGCCCCTTCGGCGAGATCCGCCGGCCGCAGCCCACGGCGGACCTGCTGCGCGTGCGGGACCTGCGGGAGCTCGGCGCGGATCGCGCCGAGCAGGACGCCCTGGCCGCGATGGATCGGGAGCTGTCCACCCCGCGAGCGCTGGACGGCGAGGACCTCTTCGGGGCGACGCTCTTCCTGATCGCCGAGGACCGAGCACTCTTCTTCCTGCGCATCCACCACATCTTGATCGACGGGTACTCCGCGGTCATCGCCCTGCGCTACGTGGCCGAGACCTACACCCGGATCTCCGGGATGGCGAGACTCCTCCCCCGCACCCGAGTGCCGCGCCCCCTCGCCGCCGGCTTCGCGCACGTCCTGGCCACGGTGCCCTCCCCCTTGCCATCGCTCGCCGCTCTCCACAGCGACCTCGAGGACTACGAGCATTCCGCGCAGCATGCCGCCGATGCCGACTACTGGACGCAGGCCCTCGCGGAAGCGGAGACCCCCGAAGGACTCGAGGGCCGGGCCCAGGGCATCGCGTCGACGGTCGTCCGGCTCGGGATCCCCCTCGGTACTGAGCGTGCCGAGCGCCTCGCCACCCTCGAGCGCACTCTGCCCAAGACCGTCATCGCGGCGATCGCCGTGTACCTGGCCCGGATGACGGGGACCGAGAACGTGCCCCTCGGGCTCCCGGTCACCGCCCGCCGAGGTCGGGTCGCGAAGACGACTCCGTCCATGCTCTCGAGCATCCTCCCGCTGCGCGTGCCGGTGCGCCCGCGCGACACGCTCGCCGACGTCGTGACCGGTGCCGGTGACGCCGTCCGCGCGGCCGTCAGCCACCAGCGCTTCCGTCTCGAAGAGGTCGACGCCGCCCCCGTGCACCCCGGCCCCTCGGTGAATCTGCTGCCGGTCATCGACGACCTCCGCCTCGGCACCGCCCGCGGGACCGTCCACATCCTGTCGACCGGCCCCGTGCGCGACCTCTCGATCGTCCTCAGCGATCTGCGCAGCGGTGCCGCCGACCCCGTGCTCCGCCTCGAGGGCGATGGCGCACTGCACAGCACGGAGACCCTGCGCGACCACGGCAGGCGACTTCTGCGCCTGCTCGACGCCATGCTCGATGCTCCGCAGGACACCGCTGCTCTCACCGCCCCTCTGACGGGGAGGCAGGAGAGGGAGGCGCTGCTCGCCCTGGGGCACGGCGCCACATCCCCCGAGGCGCCGAGCACCGTCCTCGACACCCTCCGTGGAACCGTGCATCTGCGGGGCGAGGATCGCGCTGTGGTGGCCGAGGACGGCGAACGCAGCTTCACCGACCTCGAGACCGAGTCGACCCGCCTGGCCCACTGCCTGATCCAGGAGGGCGTCGCGCCCGGCGACCGGGTGGCCGTCCGCGTCGGCCGCACGGTCCGCCTGCCCGAGATGGTGCTGGGGATCCTGCGGGCAGGGGCCGCCTACGTGCCCCTGGACCCCGCCTACCCCGTCGGCCGCGTCACGCACATGCTCGAGGACGCCGCCCCCGCCGCTCTGCTGACCACCGTGGGCCAGCAGGCGCAGGACCGCGAGGACGGCGCCTCGTGGACCCTCCCGACCCTGCTCGTCGACTCCGAGACGGCGCCGTGGCGCCGCCCCTCATCCCCGGCGAGGCAGCTTCCGACGGTGGGGCCCGAGGGCCTCGCCTACGTGATCTTCACGTCCGGCAGCACCGGTCGTCCCAAGGGCGTCGCCGTCGAACACCGATCCCTGCATAGCCTGCTGGAGCAGCACCGCCGCACGATCCACGATCCGGCCGCCGCCCGCCTCGGCCGTCCGCTGCGCGCGGCCCACACCGCCGGGCTCTCGTTCGACGCCTCGTGGGACCCCCTGCTCTGGCTCATCTCCGGCCATGAACTCCACGTCATCGAGGACGACGTGCGCCGCGATCCCGAACGCCTCGCCGCCCATCTCGCCGACCAGCGCATCGACGCCCTCGAGACCACGCCCTCCTTCGCCGAGGCCCTGCTCGCGACCGGGATGCTGGAGGGGGACCACCACCCGACGGAGATCGCACTCGGTGGGGAAGCCGTGGGAGAGGCCCTCTGGGCGGCCCTCGCCGCCCGGGAGGGTGTCCACGCGGTGAACCTCTACGGCCCCACCGAGTCGACGGTGGACAGCCTGGTCGCCCCCATCGAGGAGGGCCGGCTGCCCCACCTCGGGCAGTCCGTGGACGGCAGCCGCCACTACGTGCTCGACGCCGGCCTCTCGCCGGTCCCCGACCGCGGCATCGGGGAGCTGTATCTCGCGGGCCATGGCGTCGCACGCGGGTACATCGGCCGACCGGGACTCAACGCCCAGCGTTTCGTCGCCGACCCCTTCGCGGCCGATGGCTCGCGCATGTACCGCACGGGCGACCGCGTGCGCCGCCGCGCCGACGGCACCCTGCGGTTCCTCGGGCGTCTGGACGACCAGGTGAAGATCCGCGGGTACCGGGTCGAGATCGACGAGGTCGAAGCGGCGTTGCGCGGACATCCCGGCATCACCGCCGCCGCAGCGCTCGTCCGGGGCGATGGGGCGACGGCTCGGCTGATCGGCTACGTCGCCTCGGCTTCCGGGCGCACGGACGCCGACATCGCCGCCGAGGTCCGCGACGGTCTGCGCGATCAGCTCCCGGAGTACATGGTGCCCTCCGCGGTGCTCGTGCTGGAACGGCTCCCGGCGACCGCGAACGGCAAACTCGACCGGGCATCGCTGCCCGATCCGTCCACCGCGATCGCCCGCGACGACAGAGCGCCCCGGGGCGCCACGGAGCGCGCGGTGGCCGGGGCATTCTCCTCGGTGCTCGAGCGGGAGGGCATCGGGGCCGAGGAGGACTTCTTCGCCGCCGGTGGCCACTCGTTGCTGGCCACCCGCCTGGCGGCGCGGCTGACGGACGACCTCGATCGCACCGTCACCGTGCGCGACGTCTTCGAGCATCCCAGCGTCGCGGCCCTCGCCCGCGTCCTGAACGGCTCCCCTGGTGGCCGAGCCCCGACGAGACCCGAGCGCGGCGAGCGTCCCGACCCGGTCCCCGTCTCCCTGAATCAGCGTCGCCTGTGGTTCCTCAACCGTCTCGAGCCCGGTTCGGCGGCCTACGCGGTCCCGGTCGTCCTGGAACTCGAAGGAGATCTCGACACCGCCGCACTGCGCGGCGCGCTCGACGACGTCCTGGCCCGCCATGAGCCGCTTCGCACCGTGCTGCCGGCCGTGGACAGCGAACCGATCCAGCACATCCTCCCCGCCGAGGAGGTCCCCTCCCCGCTCGTGGCCGTGGACGTGCCCGCCGACCGCCTCGAGGCCGTCATCGCCGCCGAGATCCACCGGCCGTTCGACATCACGCGGGAGATCCCGCTGCGTGCCGTGCTGCTGCGCACCACCGCCCAGCACGCGGTGCTCGTGATCACCATGCATCACATCGCGACCGACGGCTGGTCCCTGGCCCCGCTCGCCCGCGACCTCGGGGAGGCGTACACGGCCCGCACCGCCGGCCGTGAGGCGTTCTGCGAGCCGTTGGCCGTGGGCTACGCGGACGCCGCGATGTGGCAGCGCGGCCGCCTGGGCTCGCCGGACGACCCGGACAGCGAGCTGTCGCGCCAGAGCGCGTTCTGGCGGCGCACCCTCGCGGACGCGCCACCGGAGGTCTCCCTGCCCCGTGATCGCGCCCGCGGGACGGCGGACCCCGCCGACGCCGACCGGCGCGGCGTCGGCGAGATCCGGCTCGACCTGGACCCGCGGCGTCACGCGTCCCTGCGCCACCTCGCCGCCGAGCGCCGCACCAGCTTGTTCATCGTGCTGCACACGGCCCTCGCCACCGCCCTGCATCAGCACGGGACCGGGGACGACGTGGTCATCGGCACCCCCGTGGCGGGCCGCGGCGATCCCCTGCTGGACGACATCGTCGGATTCTTCGTGAACACGGTCGCCCTGCGCACCTCGCTGCACGGCGACCCGACCCTCTCCGAGCTCATCGAGCGCGTGCGAGTGGCGAACACCGAGGCCTACGCCCATCAGGAGCTGCCCTTCGACGCGGTCGTCGACGCCGTCCGCCCGCCCCGACACCTGGACCGGCCACCGGTCATCCAGGTGCTGCTGACCTTGCAGAATGCGCCGCAGGCGCGGCTCGAGCTCCCGGGCGTGCAGGTGCGGGTCCCCACCCCCACGACCAGCGCCGGGGTGAAGGCGGACCTCATGATCGACGTCACTCCCGGGACCGACGGCGACGAAGCGCTCCGAGTGACCCTGGGATACGACCGGGCCCTCTTCGACGGCCCCACCGTGGAGCGGCTGCGCGACTGCCTCGATCGCGTCCTCGCACAGGTCGTCACCGATCCCGAGGTACGGCTCGGCGAGCTGCCCACGACCGGACCGGATGACCTGCACCGCCTCGCGGAGCGGGCCCGCGGGCCCGAGGCCCCGGCCCCCACGACGGTGCTGGACCGGCTCGCTCGCACGGCCCGTGAACAGCCGGAGGCGCCCGCACTCCTCGACCCCCGCGGCGATCTCTCCGCCGCCGAGCTCCTCGGCCGCGTCGAGTCCCTCGCCGCCGGGCTCGCCGAGAAGGGGGTACGCCGCGGCGACCGTGTGGTCATCGCCCTGCCCCGCGACGCCGATGCCGTCACCGTCCTCCTCGGGGCGCTGCGCGCCGGCGCCGTCGCGGTCCCCGTCGATTCCACCCATCCCGACGCCCGACTCACCCAGGTGCTCGCCGCGGCCGCGGCGCGCGTGGTCGTCACCGCCGACCCCACCCGCTTCGAGGCCCTGCTGGCCGCCTCGGACGGCGCGTCGGCCATACCGGTGCTGACTGCGGCGGCCCTCCCTGCCGGTGGCGCCGTCCCGGCACCGCCGGGACCCGAGGACACCGCCTATCTCGTGCACACCTCCGGGACGACCGGCGTCCCCAAGGGTGTGCAGGTCTCCCATCGTGCCCTGGGGACCGTGCTGGTCCAGCACGAGGAATCCCTCATCGGCCCGCTGCGCGAACGCCTGGGGCGGGCCCCGCGCATGCTCCATCTCTCGGGCCTCGCCTTCGACGCCGCCTGGGACCCGGTCCTGTGGCTCGTCGCCGGCAGCGCCCTGCTCATCGCCGACGACTCCGTGCACTCCGATGCCGAGTCCGTCGTGCAGCTGGTGCGGGAGGAGCACATCGATGTCGTGGAGACGACCCCGTCCTACGCCGCACAGCTGATGGCCGTCGGGCTCGAGGACGCCGTGGCCGGAGGGCCCGGCCGGTTGCTGCTGGCCCTCGGTGGTGAGGCCGTGCCGCCATCCCTGTGGGACCGCGTCGCGGGGTCCGAGATCCTGGAGGGCTGGAACCTGTACGGTCCCAGCGAGTCGACGATCGACGCGCTCGTCGCCCCGATCGTGCCCGGCCCCGTCGTGATCGGGGAGCCCGTGGCCGGTGTGCGGGCGCGGGTGCTGGACCGCCTCCTGCGCCCGGTGCCACCCGGCGTCGACGGCGAGCTGTACCTCTCCGGGTCCACCCTCGCCGACGGGTACCGCGGTCGCGCGGCCGAGACCGCGGCGCGGTTCGTGGCAGATCCCACCGCGGACGGCGAGCGGATGTACCGCACTGGCGATATCGTCCGTCGGTCGCCGGAGGGCGACCTGTACTTCCTGCATCGCGCCGATGATCAGGTCAAGCTGCGCGGGTACCGCATCGAGACCGGCGACATCGAGAGCGCGCTGGAGCGCTTGCCGGGCGTTCGTGCCGCCGTCGCCCTCGTCACGAGCCCCGGAGGCCCGGCCACCGAGCGCATCGCTGCGTGGGTGGCCGGGGACGTCGAGGCGGCCGCCGCGCAGGAGACGGCGCGCCGGGAGCTGCCGGCTTACATGGTCCCCACCACCATCACCGTCCTCCCGCGGATCCCGCTGACCTCGAACGGCAAGGTCGATACCTCGGCGCTGCCCGATCCGCGGCGCGACCCCTCGCCCGAGCGCGCCCCGCGCGATGAGGCCGAGGAGCGGATGTGCCGTGTCGTCGCCGACGTGCTCGCGGTCTCCGCCGCAGGGCCCGGGGAAGATTTCTTCGCCCTCGGCGGCCACTCCCTGCTCGCGGTCGAGCTGGTGGGCCGCATCCGCAACGAGTTCGGGGTCGGCCTGCCCGTGCGCACGGTCTTCGACTCCCCCACTCCGGCGCAGCTGCTCGCCGCGGTCCGCGGGGACGAGCTCGAACGCGACAGCGTCGTGGCAGATCCCGACCCATCCGTTCCGCCCGCCCCGGCACGCCTGCAGGAATGGGCTCGGGAGAATCCGCGCCCGCCCCACGAAGATCTCCCCCTCTCGCCCGACCAGGCGCGGCTGTGGTTCCTCCACCAGATGGATCCGGACTCCGCCGAGTACACGGTGGTCCTCGAGGCCGACCTCGAGGGTGACCTCGACATCGATGCCCTCGGGGCGGCGATCGAGGACCTCGTCTCGCGCCACGAGATCCTGCGCACCACCTTCCCCGAGGTCGACGGGCGGCCCGTCCAGCGGATCCAGGACCCGCCCTCGGGCATCCTGCACCAGGGCCCCGTGGACGTCTCCGCCGGGTTCCCGCTCGCCACCGGGATCCCGCTGCGTGCCGGACTGGTCGAAACCGGTGAGAGTCGCTGGCGGCTGACGCTCGCCGTGCACCACATCGCGACCGACGGCGCCTCCCTGGGCCCGCTGGTGCGCGATCTCGCCACGGCGTACGGGGCCCGTACCGCGGGGATGCGCTCCGCGCGGCGCCCGCTGGACGTCCAGTTCGCCGATCATGCTCGCCACCAGCAGGCCCTGCACGGTGAACGACGCGACCACGACCCCCACCTCGAGGCCTGGACCGAGCGCTTGCGCGATGCGCCCGCGGAGCTGAACCTCCCCGTCGACGGACGGCGTGCCGAGGCCACCACGCGCCCGGCACGCACCCTGCGTTTCACGCTCCCGGAGACGGTCACCCGTCCCCTCCTGGCCACCGGCGCGGCGAGCGGCGCCAGCGGCTTCCACACCTGGTTCGCCGCTCTCGCGGGCTATCTGCAGCGGATCGGCGCCGGGAACGACCTCGTCATCGGCACCCCGTCGGCAGGACGGACCGACCCCGATCTCGCCGATCTCATCGGCTTCTTCGTCACCACGCTGCCCATCCGGCTGCACATCGACGGTGAGCAGCCGTTCCGCGACGCGGTCGGGCGGGCCCGCGAGGCCGTCCTGCACGCCATGGAGCACGACGGCGTCCCCTTCGAACGTATCGTCGAGGCGGTGGCCCCCGCACGGCAACTGGGCCGCCATCCCCTGTTCCAGACCATGCTCTCGGTGGAGGAGACGGGCAGCTCGGCCCTCGAGCTGCCAGGAGTGGCAGTCACCCGGGTGGAGCCCGACTCCACCGGGACGGCCAAGGTGGACCTGTCCCTCACCCTCCGCCCCCGCGACGAGGGCGGCGCGGACGGCGTGCTCGAGTACGACGCGAATCTGTTCAGCCAGGAGGCGGCACGCGGCTTCGTCGACCGCTGGGTCGGGTTCCTCGAAGGCATCGCCGAGGATCCCGGGCGGAGCCTGCAGGAGATTCCCGCCGGCCCGGCCTCGACGCCCCTGGAGCCGTGGCAGGCCACCACCGGACCTCAGGGCGTGCTCGAGGCCCTGGCCGCCTCCGCCGTGGACCGGCCCCGCTCCACCGCCCTCGTCGGGGATGACGGCTCTCTCACCGCAGGCGAGCTCGCCGCACAGGTCGATGCCCTGGCGGGCGGGTTGCGCGCAGCAGGCGCCCTCGCCGGTGACCGCATCGCCCTGGCCGTGCGCCGTGGCACCGAGTCCGTCGCCGGGATGCTGGCCATCTGGCGGGCCGGGGCGGTCGCCGTCCCCGTCGACATCACACTGCCCGGTCCGCGGATGGTGGCCACGCTGCGCACCGCCCAGCCGTCCTGGGTGCTGCGCACCGGCGACGCCGCCGAGGAGGGGGCGGTGACGGCCGCCGGGGAGGCCGGGATCCCTGCCGATCGCATCCTGCGGTGCGCCGATCTGCCGGTCGGCACGGCGCCCGCCGACCTGCCGGCGGACTCCGATGCGGCGTACGTCATCTTCACCTCGGGCAGCACCGGGATGCCGAAGGGCGTCCAGGTCCCCCACCGGGCGCTGACCCAGCTCCTCAGGAGCCACCGCTCGACGCTGCTTCCCGACCCCGATCGGCGCCGGCTGCGCCTCGCCCACACCACGGGGGTCGGCTTCGACGCTTCCCTGGATCCGGTGCTGTGGCTGGTGGCCGGCCACGAGGTGCACGTCATCGGCGACGAGGTGCGCCGAGACCCCGAGGCCCTGGTCGCCGCCCTCACACAGCACCGCATCGACGCCTGGGAGACCACACCTGGCTACCTCGACGCCCTGCGCGGGCAGACCGGGCTCGCTGATCTCCTCGATGCCCGGGACCCGGAGAACCCCTTCGTGCTCCTGCTCGGGGGCGAGCCCGTCGAGCCGGCACTGTGGTCCTGGGTGCACGAGCGTCGATCCGTCCAAGGATGGAACCTCTACGGCCCCACCGAGGCGGGGGTGGACACCCTGGTCGCGGCGATCGACGGGAACCCGTCCCCCGTCCTCGGGGCGCCGACCTGCGGCACTGTCGCCCGCGTCCTGGATGCGCACCTGCGGCCGGTTCCCGTGGGGAGCGTCGGAGAGCTCTGGCTCGCCGGAGACCAGCTCGCCGACGGCTACCTCGGTACCGGGGCCACCACCGCCGCGCGCTTCGTCGCCGATCCGTTCGCCCTCGACGGTTCGCGCATGTACCGCACCGGCGACCTCGTGGCCGTGCGCGATGCCGCCGCCGGCCTCCGCCCCCGGGTCGTCGCGCTCGGGCGCAGCGACGACCAGGTCAAGATCCGTGGGCACCGCATCGAACCGGGCGAGGTCGCCGCGGTGCTCGAGGACCGTCCCGAGGTTGCGCAGGCGGTGGTCCGCCCGGTACCCAGTCCTCGCGGAACGGTCCTGGCCGCGTGGGCGGTGCCCGCCGAGGACGCCGACGGCGCCGGGCTGCCGGACCTGCTCGAGCAGGTCGCCGCAACCCGCCTGCCCGAGTACATGCGGCCCGCCGCGATCACCCTCGTCGGCGCCATCCCCTTGACGACCAACGGGAAGGTCGACGTCCAGGCGCTGCCCGGTCCCACCTTCGGCGGGGGCGGCGGGCGCGTACCGCGGGAGGGTGCCGAGGCCGCCGTGGCGGCAGCGTTCGCCGAGGTGCTCGGGGTCCAGGACGTCCGTGCTGACGACTCCTTCTTCGCTCTCGGCGGGCACTCCTTCGTGGCCCGACCCGCGGTGGCCGCGATCGGCGAGGCTCTGGGCCGGGACGTCCCCGTCCATACCCTGTTCCGTGCCCCGACCGTGGCGCAGCTCGCGATCGAGGCCGACGGCGCTCCCCCGCGCTCTGCGGACGATGTCGGCAGAGGCGACCGGCCCGCGGCATCCGACCTCGACGAATCCCTCTCGCCGCTGCTCCCCCTGCGTCCCGAGGGGCAGGGGGATCCCCTGTTCGCCGTCCACCCCGCGAGCGGACTCGCCTGGAGCTTCTCGGGCCTGCTCCCCCATCTGCGCATGCCCCGCCCCGTGGTCGGGCTGCAGATGCCCGGGCTCACCACGGACGAGCCGCCTCACGGCGCGGAGCAGACCCTCGACGAACTGCTGGACCACTACCTCGAGGCGATGCGCACCGTCCAACCGCACGGCCCGTACCACCTGCTGGGGTACTCGCTCGGCGGCAGGATCGCGCACCATCTCGCCGCTCGCCTGCAGGCCGACGGCGAGGAGGTCGCCCTGCTCGCCGTCCTCGACTCCTACCCCCACCACGGGGGATCTCTGCAGGGCGTCGAGGACGAGCAGGCACGGTGGCGAGGGCTCCTGGAGGCCCAGGACGTCCCCGTTCCCGAGGGCGACCTGGATGCCGCGACGGCGGTCAGCGCCCTGCGTGCGGCCGGAAACGCGCTCGGGCAGCTGCCCGTCAGCACGGCGGAACGCATGGCCTCGCGCTTCACCCGCCTCGGAGCGCTCCTGGACGCCGCCGGAACCCCCGTCGTCGAGGGCGACCTCGCCGTCCTCGAGGCGACCCGCGACGTTCCCCGGGGCCGACCGGGCCCGGAGGCCTGGAGCCCTCACGTCACCGGCGAAGTCGCCGTGCGCCGGATCGACGCCCCCCACACGGAGCTGCTCGAGGAACCGGCCGCGCAGAGTGTCGCCGCCGCTTTGGACGCGTTCCCGCTCGGCCGCGGATCCGACCAAACCGCGGGAGGGTCGGCTCCGAACCACGGGTGA
- a CDS encoding EcsC family protein: MGIFSMLRRDETTRRTAREALKDARRGGDDSSGGALERMVTIIRDMGLDGKLTYSSAADVARRARRGRGRRRPEVAMRRIVRRHRRGVTVGGFLTGLGGFVTLPVLLPTNVVEFYVQSTRMVGAIAVVRGYDLEDQEVRVRVLASLLGEESGDVLKNVDLGPVSGAAARGVAGKLPATGQSQVASAIGGRLLRRFGLRSTRLFGKAIPGLGAILGALSDRAQLGRIATSARTSFPPLD, encoded by the coding sequence ATGGGGATCTTCTCGATGCTGCGCCGCGACGAGACGACTCGCCGCACCGCGCGCGAGGCGCTGAAGGACGCCCGCCGCGGCGGGGACGACTCCTCGGGCGGCGCGCTCGAGCGGATGGTGACGATCATCCGCGACATGGGCCTCGACGGGAAGCTCACCTACTCCTCCGCTGCCGATGTCGCGCGCCGTGCCCGGCGAGGCCGCGGCAGGCGCCGCCCCGAGGTGGCGATGCGACGGATCGTGCGTCGGCATCGGCGGGGCGTGACCGTCGGCGGGTTCCTCACCGGCCTGGGCGGATTCGTCACCCTCCCGGTCCTGCTGCCCACGAACGTCGTCGAGTTCTACGTGCAGTCCACGCGGATGGTGGGGGCGATCGCGGTCGTGCGCGGCTACGACCTCGAGGACCAGGAGGTCCGCGTGCGGGTGCTCGCCTCCCTCCTCGGCGAGGAGTCCGGGGACGTGCTGAAGAACGTCGACCTCGGACCGGTCTCGGGCGCCGCGGCCCGCGGCGTCGCCGGGAAGCTGCCCGCCACCGGGCAGTCCCAGGTCGCGAGCGCGATCGGCGGGCGGCTCCTGCGCCGCTTCGGCCTGCGATCCACCCGGCTGTTCGGCAAGGCGATCCCGGGCCTGGGTGCGATCCTCGGCGCCCTGTCGGACCGCGCCCAGCTGGGCCGGATCGCGACGTCGGCGCGGACGAGCTTCCCGCCCCTCGACTGA